A genome region from Acidimicrobiia bacterium includes the following:
- a CDS encoding valine--tRNA ligase — MEATYDPKAVEAHWYDRWEQSGVFRPEHNPDGEPFCIVIPPPNVTGSLHMGHALNHTIHDVIIRRRRMQGYAALWLPGTDHAGIATQNVVEREMAQEGLTRHDVGRAAFVEQVWEWKRRFGNRISLQMRALGDSVDWTRERFTMDDGLSRAVREVFVRLYEEGLIYRGNRIINWCPRCGTALAEIEVEYDDEKGELAHINYPFVDGGGGITVATTRAETMLGDTAVAVHPDDERYRHLIGKKVLLPLIEREIPIIADEFVDRDFGTGAVKVTPAHDPNDFDMGQRHDLPTVKILDERAVITEAGGDFYGMDRFEAREAVKHELHKRGHLEKVEAHDHSVGHCYRCSTVVEPYLSLQWFVKVRPLTEPAIDTVRAGNMRFVPKRWEKNYFHWMENLRDWCISRQIWWGHRIPAWYCAVCGETIVAKEDPTGCTNCGGAELQQDNDVLDTWFSSALWPFSTLGWPDETADLEKFYPNSVLITGFDIIYFWVARMMQMGIHFMDGVPFADTVIHGLVRDSIGRKMSKSIGNAIDPLDVIDEHGADPLRLALIQSAAPGHDVPFDMEWVVGTRKFGNKLWNAVRFALQHIEGGSVPAEGGYPDEPGPADRWILGRLDEVQRRFDELADEYRFSDAFALLYNFAWSEVFDWYLEMSKLPLRDAGRATPTRQTLGVVLRDVLKLFHPAIPFLTEELWSELVGGEYIAGSSWPEPPSIDSPPNIETFQELVTGIRRFRAEHGLGPRSELAVKLLDPGGVVEDWWPEQLESLVAVAAEPTEVAPATGHTRVVAGDLQAFIPLEGVIDIDAERGRLLKAVAVTSNDLEQAEKKLANPGFRDRAPVEIVAKEEGKAAEFRARLDKLQAQLSELES; from the coding sequence ATGGAAGCAACCTACGACCCGAAAGCCGTAGAGGCTCACTGGTACGACCGGTGGGAGCAGTCCGGTGTGTTCCGCCCTGAGCACAATCCCGATGGCGAACCCTTCTGCATCGTCATCCCCCCTCCGAACGTCACCGGATCGCTGCACATGGGCCACGCACTCAATCACACGATCCACGATGTGATCATCAGGCGCCGCCGGATGCAGGGGTACGCCGCCCTCTGGCTGCCGGGAACCGACCATGCAGGAATTGCCACTCAGAACGTCGTCGAACGCGAAATGGCTCAGGAAGGGCTGACCCGCCACGATGTCGGCCGCGCCGCGTTCGTCGAACAGGTGTGGGAGTGGAAACGCCGCTTCGGGAACCGGATCTCGCTGCAGATGCGGGCCCTCGGCGATTCGGTGGACTGGACGCGGGAACGATTCACGATGGACGACGGCCTGTCCCGGGCCGTGCGAGAGGTCTTCGTCCGGCTCTACGAAGAAGGTCTCATCTATCGCGGAAATCGGATCATCAACTGGTGTCCCCGCTGTGGTACCGCCCTGGCTGAAATCGAGGTCGAATACGACGACGAGAAGGGCGAACTCGCCCACATCAACTACCCGTTCGTCGATGGCGGCGGTGGAATCACAGTGGCCACCACCCGGGCCGAGACGATGCTCGGAGACACGGCCGTCGCCGTTCACCCCGACGATGAGCGCTACCGCCACTTGATAGGCAAGAAAGTCCTACTTCCGCTCATCGAGCGTGAGATTCCGATAATCGCCGACGAGTTCGTCGATCGGGATTTCGGCACCGGTGCCGTGAAGGTGACGCCGGCGCATGATCCGAACGACTTCGATATGGGCCAGCGGCATGACTTGCCGACGGTCAAGATCCTCGACGAGCGAGCCGTCATTACCGAGGCCGGTGGCGACTTCTACGGTATGGACCGGTTCGAAGCCCGCGAAGCCGTCAAACACGAACTCCACAAACGCGGTCACCTCGAGAAGGTCGAGGCCCACGACCATTCGGTCGGGCACTGCTATCGCTGTTCGACGGTGGTTGAGCCGTACTTGTCCCTCCAGTGGTTCGTCAAGGTCCGGCCCCTCACCGAACCGGCCATCGACACCGTTCGGGCCGGAAACATGCGCTTCGTCCCCAAGCGGTGGGAGAAGAACTACTTCCACTGGATGGAGAATCTGCGGGATTGGTGCATCAGCCGACAGATCTGGTGGGGCCACCGGATTCCTGCCTGGTACTGCGCGGTCTGCGGCGAGACCATCGTGGCGAAGGAGGACCCGACCGGCTGCACGAACTGCGGTGGTGCCGAACTGCAGCAGGACAACGACGTGCTCGACACCTGGTTCTCGTCGGCTCTCTGGCCCTTCTCAACGCTGGGATGGCCGGACGAAACTGCCGACCTGGAGAAGTTCTATCCGAACTCCGTTCTGATCACCGGGTTCGACATCATCTACTTCTGGGTAGCCCGCATGATGCAAATGGGAATCCACTTCATGGACGGTGTTCCGTTCGCAGACACCGTCATCCACGGCCTCGTTCGTGATTCGATCGGGCGGAAGATGTCGAAATCTATCGGTAACGCCATAGATCCCCTCGACGTGATCGACGAGCACGGCGCCGATCCGCTCCGCCTTGCGCTGATTCAATCTGCGGCGCCCGGGCACGACGTTCCTTTCGACATGGAATGGGTCGTCGGTACTCGCAAGTTCGGCAACAAGCTGTGGAACGCGGTGCGGTTCGCCTTGCAGCACATCGAGGGCGGGTCTGTACCGGCCGAGGGAGGCTATCCCGACGAACCCGGACCGGCGGATCGCTGGATCCTGGGACGCCTCGATGAAGTACAACGAAGGTTCGACGAGTTGGCCGATGAGTACAGGTTCTCCGATGCGTTCGCCCTTCTCTACAACTTCGCCTGGTCCGAGGTTTTCGATTGGTATTTGGAGATGTCCAAGCTGCCCCTGCGCGACGCCGGTCGCGCCACTCCGACCCGTCAGACTCTCGGCGTCGTCTTGCGGGACGTGCTCAAGCTGTTCCATCCCGCCATCCCTTTCCTGACCGAGGAGCTGTGGTCGGAACTCGTGGGCGGTGAGTACATCGCCGGGTCGTCGTGGCCGGAACCCCCCTCCATCGACTCACCTCCGAACATCGAGACGTTCCAGGAACTCGTCACCGGCATCCGCAGGTTCCGGGCGGAACACGGCCTCGGCCCCCGGTCCGAACTGGCGGTCAAGCTCCTCGATCCGGGCGGCGTGGTGGAAGATTGGTGGCCCGAACAACTCGAGTCACTGGTCGCCGTCGCCGCTGAGCCGACAGAGGTCGCTCCGGCCACCGGCCACACACGGGTCGTCGCCGGGGACCTCCAGGCATTCATTCCTCTCGAAGGAGTGATAGACATCGATGCGGAGCGCGGCCGACTCCTCAAGGCCGTCGCCGTCACGTCGAACGACCTGGAGCAGGCCGAGAAGAAGCTCGCCAATCCCGGGTTTCGCGATCGGGCTCCGGTCGAGATCGTCGCCAAGGAAGAAGG